From the genome of Lentimicrobium sp. L6, one region includes:
- a CDS encoding DNA-directed RNA polymerase subunit omega gives MDYKKVKTDKVAVTRNLRDFDESTENIYESIAILAKRANQISKDLKEELNRKIEEFSTTGDNLEEVFENREQIEIAKFYERLPKPTLLAIQEFLEDEIYYRNPAKEVANNKIS, from the coding sequence ATGGATTACAAAAAAGTAAAAACCGATAAGGTTGCCGTAACCAGAAACTTAAGAGATTTTGACGAGTCAACTGAAAACATTTATGAATCTATTGCTATTTTAGCAAAAAGAGCCAATCAAATTAGTAAAGATTTAAAAGAAGAGTTGAATCGTAAGATTGAAGAATTTTCTACTACGGGTGATAATTTGGAAGAAGTGTTTGAGAATAGAGAACAAATAGAAATTGCTAAGTTCTATGAAAGACTTCCAAAACCTACATTATTAGCTATTCAAGAGTTTCTTGAGGATGAAATTTATTACAGAAATCCAGCTAAAGAAGTTGCGAATAATAAAATTTCGTAA
- the recN gene encoding DNA repair protein RecN — protein MLQQLSIKNYVLIENQIIDFQSGFSVITGETGAGKSIIIGALGLLLGDRADKEVVIDKELKCIVEGSFGIEALNLKAFFEAFDLDYEANCIVRREVSKTGKSRAFVNDTPVNLQVLKALGIRLMDIHSQNQNQQLNQAEFRMNIVDAYADHDKQLFQYQSLFSTYKNGIEELELLKENYQKQINEQEYHQFLFDEIEKAEVHKGEQKEIEEELQVLSHAEDIKLALFQASSHITGEDNSIVEQLESILAQLQRVSSFQTDIALLDERLNSCIIELKDLGNEASVLEDQFQYDPVRMQYLNDKLESYLSLCRKHRLNNADELVEFKEELSSKIFSVQNLDAKIQELEFSLTKQLDELKNRAFKIRGTRINAAKKIEELVKKQLKELGLEKAELKIEVNDLGELAKNGSDQIQFLFKANAGSRFSDMTKVASGGEMSRLMLSFKYVLALKKALPSIVFDEIDTGVSGEVADKLAKLMMGLGEKLQVISISHLPQIAAQANHHYLVYKENDSIFTRSKIKKLNQQERLEEIAAMLSGSKVGDSAIKHAKELLGTKS, from the coding sequence ATGTTACAACAACTTTCTATAAAAAATTATGTTCTCATTGAGAATCAGATTATTGATTTTCAATCGGGTTTTTCTGTAATTACAGGAGAAACAGGAGCTGGTAAATCTATTATTATAGGAGCATTAGGATTGCTTTTAGGGGATAGAGCCGACAAGGAAGTGGTAATAGATAAAGAGCTAAAATGCATAGTCGAGGGTAGCTTTGGAATTGAGGCATTGAATCTAAAAGCATTTTTCGAAGCATTTGATTTAGATTATGAGGCCAATTGTATAGTTAGAAGAGAAGTGTCCAAAACAGGCAAAAGCAGAGCTTTTGTGAATGATACTCCAGTAAATTTACAGGTCTTAAAAGCATTAGGTATTCGGTTAATGGATATTCATTCACAAAATCAAAATCAGCAATTAAATCAGGCTGAATTTAGGATGAATATAGTGGATGCTTATGCCGATCATGATAAACAATTGTTTCAATATCAATCCCTTTTTTCCACATACAAAAATGGAATAGAAGAGTTAGAACTTTTAAAAGAGAACTATCAGAAACAAATAAATGAACAAGAATATCATCAGTTCTTATTTGATGAAATTGAAAAAGCAGAGGTTCATAAAGGTGAGCAGAAAGAAATAGAGGAGGAGCTTCAGGTATTATCACATGCTGAGGATATAAAACTCGCTTTATTTCAAGCCTCTTCTCATATTACAGGTGAAGATAATAGTATTGTTGAGCAATTAGAATCTATTTTGGCACAGTTACAAAGGGTATCAAGCTTTCAAACAGATATTGCTCTATTAGATGAAAGATTAAATTCATGTATTATTGAATTGAAGGATTTGGGAAATGAAGCTTCAGTTTTAGAAGATCAATTTCAGTATGATCCAGTTAGAATGCAATACCTTAACGATAAATTGGAATCATATTTATCATTATGCAGAAAGCATAGACTCAATAATGCAGATGAATTAGTCGAATTTAAAGAAGAACTCTCCTCAAAAATTTTTTCAGTACAAAATTTAGATGCCAAAATACAGGAATTAGAATTTTCATTGACTAAACAATTAGATGAACTGAAGAATCGAGCCTTTAAAATTAGAGGAACCCGAATTAATGCGGCCAAGAAAATTGAAGAATTAGTTAAGAAGCAGTTAAAAGAATTAGGCTTGGAGAAGGCTGAGCTTAAGATAGAGGTGAACGATTTAGGCGAGCTTGCAAAAAATGGTTCCGATCAAATCCAATTTCTTTTTAAAGCCAATGCAGGCTCTCGTTTTTCTGATATGACTAAAGTGGCCTCAGGTGGAGAAATGTCACGGTTAATGCTGTCATTCAAGTATGTACTGGCATTGAAGAAGGCTTTGCCTAGTATTGTTTTTGATGAAATTGATACAGGGGTATCAGGTGAAGTTGCCGATAAACTTGCAAAATTAATGATGGGCTTAGGAGAAAAACTTCAGGTAATTTCTATCTCTCATCTTCCTCAAATTGCTGCACAAGCCAATCATCATTATTTGGTTTATAAGGAAAATGACTCTATTTTTACTCGCTCAAAAATCAAAAAACTTAACCAACAAGAACGTCTCGAAGAAATCGCAGCTATGCTCAGTGGTTCCAAGGTTGGGGATTCGGCCATTAAGCATGCGAAAGAATTGTTGGGAACAAAAAGCTAA
- the queG gene encoding tRNA epoxyqueuosine(34) reductase QueG: MNSSSLSDFLANECLKEGFLDYSISKPETLEKEKANYIQWLEQNYHGKMSYLANHIDMKFNPELLMPGLKSIITVILNYFPQEKMAISDNYRLAKYAYGKDYHDIIKNKLNRIAENAVSQFGSMNYRAFTDSAPIPDRIWAQKGGLGWIGKNTLLINKEHGSFFFIGHLFIDRELEPINKTHEDLCLECNKCLKACPTQALFEPYKMDATKCLSYQTIENKSASKDIPPQQFRNTIYGCDICQDVCPFNKNPEPHQTESFNPHPDLLKLRKKDWQNLKAMHFGEIFRGSAVKRAGYKGMMQNIDWLQKLSE, encoded by the coding sequence ATGAACAGCTCCTCTCTATCTGATTTTCTTGCAAATGAATGCCTAAAGGAAGGTTTTTTAGATTATAGCATCTCTAAACCTGAAACTTTAGAAAAGGAGAAAGCGAATTATATTCAATGGTTAGAACAGAACTATCATGGAAAGATGTCTTATCTAGCGAACCATATTGATATGAAATTCAACCCGGAATTATTGATGCCAGGTCTAAAAAGCATCATTACGGTTATCCTCAACTATTTTCCTCAGGAGAAAATGGCCATTTCTGATAATTATAGATTGGCCAAATATGCCTATGGTAAAGATTATCATGATATCATTAAAAACAAACTAAATCGAATAGCAGAAAATGCTGTTTCTCAATTTGGCTCAATGAACTATAGAGCCTTTACTGACTCTGCTCCCATTCCAGATAGAATTTGGGCTCAAAAAGGAGGATTAGGATGGATTGGAAAAAACACACTTCTTATTAACAAAGAACACGGCTCTTTTTTTTTTATTGGACACTTATTTATCGATCGGGAATTAGAACCGATTAATAAAACTCACGAGGATTTATGTCTCGAGTGCAATAAATGCCTCAAGGCTTGTCCAACTCAGGCACTTTTTGAACCTTACAAAATGGATGCTACAAAATGCTTAAGTTATCAAACTATTGAAAACAAATCTGCTTCTAAAGATATCCCTCCTCAGCAATTCAGGAATACCATTTATGGCTGTGACATTTGTCAGGATGTATGCCCATTTAATAAAAACCCAGAACCTCACCAAACCGAATCCTTCAATCCCCATCCTGATTTACTAAAATTAAGAAAAAAAGACTGGCAAAATTTAAAGGCTATGCATTTTGGTGAAATATTTAGAGGCTCTGCTGTTAAAAGAGCAGGGTATAAAGGTATGATGCAAAATATTGATTGGTTGCAAAAGCTCTCAGAATAA
- a CDS encoding enoyl-ACP reductase, which produces MAYNLLKGKKGIIFGALNDMSIAWKVAEKAYDEGAEFILTNTPVSMRLGSVDKLAEKCNTEVIPADATNDKDIENLVQKAIEKFGKVDFVLHSIGMSPNVRKKLVYDKLNYDYYHKTLDISALSFHKVIATLKKHNAMSDWGSIVALSYVAAQRTLYGYNDMADAKALLESIARSFGYIYGRENKVRVNTISQSPTITTAGSGVKGIDGLMDFTERMSPLGNATAEECADYCLTLFSDLTRKVTMQNLFHDGGFSSMGMSLRAMTQYGKSLDMDIEE; this is translated from the coding sequence ATGGCTTATAATTTATTAAAAGGTAAAAAAGGTATTATTTTCGGTGCATTGAATGATATGTCGATAGCATGGAAAGTGGCCGAAAAAGCATATGATGAAGGTGCAGAGTTTATCCTAACTAATACTCCTGTGAGTATGCGTTTAGGTTCTGTGGATAAATTGGCAGAAAAATGTAATACTGAAGTTATTCCAGCTGATGCAACAAATGACAAAGACATAGAGAACCTAGTTCAGAAAGCTATTGAGAAGTTTGGTAAAGTTGATTTTGTATTGCATTCTATTGGAATGTCACCAAACGTAAGAAAGAAATTAGTTTATGATAAATTGAACTATGATTATTATCATAAAACATTAGATATCAGTGCACTTTCTTTTCATAAAGTAATTGCAACTTTGAAGAAGCATAATGCCATGAGTGATTGGGGTTCTATCGTTGCCTTATCATATGTTGCAGCACAACGTACACTCTATGGATATAACGATATGGCCGATGCTAAAGCTCTATTGGAATCGATTGCAAGAAGCTTTGGATATATTTACGGAAGAGAGAATAAAGTAAGAGTAAATACAATTAGTCAGTCTCCAACTATTACAACTGCAGGCTCTGGAGTTAAAGGAATTGATGGTTTGATGGATTTCACAGAAAGAATGTCACCACTGGGAAATGCAACTGCTGAAGAGTGTGCCGATTATTGTTTGACATTATTTAGTGACCTTACCCGAAAGGTGACCATGCAAAACTTATTCCATGATGGTGGATTTAGTAGTATGGGTATGAGTTTAAGGGCAATGACTCAATATGGAAAGAGTTTAGACATGGATATTGAAGAGTAG
- the coaBC gene encoding bifunctional phosphopantothenoylcysteine decarboxylase/phosphopantothenate--cysteine ligase CoaBC, which translates to MQLEGKKILLGITGSIAAYKIPILVRLLKKEGADVQVVMSESARDFVTPLTLSTLSGNPALYKPFDPVDGSWNSHVDMGQWADLLLMAPLSASTMAKMANGLSDSLLTTTYLSAKCPVYFAPAMDLDMYAHPSTQINIEKLLSFGHVMIEAQTGELASGLCGAGRMEEPEKIVKIIIEHFKKKNSFLNKKVLITAGPTYEAIDPVRFIGNHSTGKMGYAIAEEFAQRGALVDLVSGPVSIKATHSNINLIMVKSADEMFENTSKHFDDADIAVMSAAVADYKPLIISANKIKKRDESLEIKLQPNVDILRSLGKKKDKQFIVGFALETNNEMENAQKKLQSKNCDALILNSMQDAGAGFGHDTNKIFILGHHHEPIAFGLKPKTEVAKDICNYIEKHISQ; encoded by the coding sequence ATGCAATTAGAAGGAAAGAAAATTCTATTAGGAATTACTGGTAGTATTGCTGCATATAAAATTCCAATCTTAGTACGTCTATTAAAGAAAGAAGGTGCTGATGTTCAGGTGGTCATGTCAGAATCTGCAAGAGATTTTGTAACTCCTCTAACCTTATCCACACTTTCAGGAAATCCTGCATTATACAAGCCTTTTGATCCAGTTGATGGAAGCTGGAATAGTCATGTGGATATGGGCCAATGGGCCGATTTGCTATTAATGGCTCCATTATCAGCATCTACTATGGCGAAAATGGCCAATGGCTTAAGTGATAGTTTGTTGACTACAACCTATTTGTCAGCCAAATGTCCTGTGTATTTTGCTCCAGCTATGGATTTAGATATGTATGCTCACCCAAGTACACAAATTAATATCGAAAAGCTATTGTCCTTTGGTCATGTGATGATTGAAGCGCAAACAGGTGAATTGGCTAGCGGGCTTTGTGGAGCAGGTAGAATGGAAGAGCCAGAGAAAATAGTGAAAATTATTATTGAACATTTCAAAAAAAAAAATAGTTTCCTCAATAAAAAAGTTCTAATCACTGCTGGACCTACTTATGAAGCTATTGATCCAGTTCGTTTTATTGGAAACCATTCTACAGGTAAAATGGGTTATGCTATTGCCGAAGAGTTTGCCCAGAGAGGTGCTTTAGTTGACTTAGTGAGTGGACCAGTATCAATAAAAGCTACCCATTCAAATATCAATTTGATTATGGTAAAATCTGCTGATGAGATGTTTGAGAATACTTCAAAACATTTTGATGATGCTGATATTGCTGTAATGTCAGCTGCTGTAGCCGATTATAAGCCCTTAATTATTAGTGCTAATAAAATAAAAAAAAGGGATGAGTCTTTAGAAATCAAACTTCAGCCTAATGTTGATATTCTGAGAAGTTTGGGTAAGAAGAAAGATAAGCAATTTATAGTTGGTTTTGCTTTAGAAACTAATAATGAAATGGAAAACGCTCAAAAGAAACTTCAATCTAAAAACTGTGATGCACTGATTCTAAACTCTATGCAAGATGCTGGTGCAGGTTTTGGTCATGATACGAATAAGATATTTATTCTAGGCCATCATCATGAACCCATCGCTTTTGGTTTAAAGCCAAAAACAGAAGTAGCAAAGGATATTTGCAATTATATTGAAAAGCATATTTCCCAATAG
- the trxA gene encoding thioredoxin, which yields MALELTDANFEELVIKSDKPVVVDFWAVWCGPCRMVGPIVNELGEDYPDTLVVGKVDVDNNPETAAKYGIRNIPTILFFKNGEVVDKQVGAVPKQVLVGKIEPLF from the coding sequence ATGGCTTTAGAATTAACAGATGCTAACTTTGAAGAGTTAGTAATAAAATCGGACAAACCAGTTGTAGTAGACTTCTGGGCAGTATGGTGTGGACCTTGTAGAATGGTTGGACCTATCGTTAATGAATTAGGTGAAGACTATCCTGATACATTAGTTGTTGGAAAAGTTGACGTGGACAACAATCCTGAGACTGCAGCAAAATATGGTATTAGAAATATCCCTACCATTCTTTTCTTTAAGAATGGCGAAGTTGTTGACAAACAAGTTGGTGCTGTACCTAAGCAAGTATTAGTTGGTAAAATAGAGCCTCTTTTTTAA
- a CDS encoding DUF58 domain-containing protein has protein sequence MSFTIDRQQIERYGNLELLAKQVVEGFITGLHKSPFHGFSVEFAEHRLYNNGESVKHIDWKLFGRTDKLFVKRFEEETNLRCQIILDTSSSMFYPPLKEYSLKKQNKISFSIIAAAAIINILKKQRDAIGLTCFDTQITEHTETKSNSAHISHLYQILSQQINNNSGENKETNAAAILHQLAATLHKRSLIILFSDIFENMLEMDDFFDSLRHLKHNKHEIIIFHTHDKETELHFNFNSQPKRFIDLETGEVIKLQANEIKEAYQATMNRFENQLKLKCTQYSIDLVSADIQKGFNQILFPFLSKRKKMY, from the coding sequence ATGAGCTTTACTATAGATAGACAACAAATAGAACGATACGGTAATCTTGAATTACTTGCCAAACAAGTAGTAGAAGGATTTATCACTGGATTACATAAAAGTCCTTTCCATGGGTTCTCTGTTGAGTTTGCCGAGCACCGTTTGTATAATAATGGAGAGTCTGTTAAACATATCGATTGGAAACTATTCGGAAGAACTGATAAACTATTCGTAAAAAGATTTGAGGAGGAAACTAATTTAAGATGTCAAATTATTTTAGACACATCTTCCTCTATGTTCTACCCTCCTCTTAAAGAGTATTCTTTAAAAAAACAAAATAAGATATCATTCTCCATAATTGCTGCAGCAGCCATCATTAATATATTGAAAAAACAAAGAGATGCTATAGGTTTGACATGTTTCGACACTCAAATTACTGAACACACAGAAACGAAGTCGAACTCCGCCCATATTAGCCATCTCTACCAAATCCTTAGCCAGCAGATTAATAATAACTCAGGAGAAAACAAAGAAACAAATGCAGCTGCCATCTTACATCAATTAGCTGCAACGCTTCACAAGAGGAGTCTTATCATTCTATTTAGTGATATATTCGAGAATATGCTAGAGATGGATGATTTCTTTGATTCTTTGAGACACTTAAAGCATAACAAACATGAAATCATTATTTTCCATACTCATGATAAAGAAACCGAACTCCATTTCAATTTCAATTCTCAACCTAAAAGATTTATAGATCTTGAAACTGGTGAGGTTATCAAACTCCAAGCCAATGAAATTAAAGAGGCTTATCAAGCAACGATGAATAGGTTTGAAAATCAGCTCAAACTAAAATGTACACAATACTCAATCGATCTAGTTTCTGCTGATATTCAAAAAGGCTTCAATCAGATTCTTTTTCCTTTTTTAAGCAAACGAAAAAAAATGTATTAG
- a CDS encoding DUF362 domain-containing protein, whose product MAYVINDDCIACGTCIDECPVDAISEGDIYKIDPELCTDCGACADVCPTDAISPE is encoded by the coding sequence ATGGCTTATGTAATTAATGATGATTGTATTGCTTGTGGAACTTGTATTGACGAGTGTCCAGTAGATGCAATCTCAGAAGGTGATATTTATAAAATCGATCCTGAACTTTGTACTGATTGTGGTGCTTGTGCTGATGTTTGTCCAACAGATGCTATTTCTCCAGAATAA
- a CDS encoding endonuclease/exonuclease/phosphatase family protein encodes MKYYVLTPLLIICAFILIFYFWAKEPTFPESEYTEISGFSKVNHIPSDTFSIMTYNIGYLSGMNNNLPLERSPLEFDRSLKKATALILDNNPQIVALQEIDFMSKRSFYINQYEQIASACDFTNGGIAINWDKTYVPFPYWPFKYHFGKIYSGQATLSNFNIISNERIVLPQPKSNFFFFNDFYLDRLVQQTWVNIEKDSLLILNVHFEAWDGSTRELQTDIVISLYKKYEKEYPIVLLGDFNCTPPYSKDAFNEYTIKRLLNIPSISSVIDESKYMQKPEEFYTFYSEKPFQKIDYIFYNKLFLNCVESKVLQEAKDISDHLPIFARFEIKKSNN; translated from the coding sequence ATGAAATATTATGTTCTCACTCCTTTATTAATTATTTGCGCATTCATCTTAATATTTTATTTCTGGGCTAAAGAACCTACTTTTCCAGAATCTGAGTATACTGAAATTTCAGGATTTTCAAAAGTAAATCACATTCCTTCAGATACTTTTTCCATTATGACTTATAATATTGGTTATTTATCTGGAATGAACAATAATTTGCCATTGGAAAGAAGTCCTTTAGAATTTGATCGTAGTTTAAAAAAAGCCACTGCTTTAATTTTGGACAACAATCCTCAAATTGTAGCTTTACAGGAAATCGATTTCATGTCCAAACGTTCTTTTTACATTAATCAATATGAACAAATAGCAAGTGCCTGTGATTTTACTAATGGTGGAATTGCAATAAACTGGGATAAAACCTATGTTCCTTTTCCATATTGGCCTTTTAAATATCATTTTGGCAAAATTTATTCTGGACAAGCAACATTGTCTAACTTTAACATTATTTCAAATGAAAGAATAGTATTACCTCAACCAAAAAGTAATTTCTTTTTTTTTAATGACTTTTATTTAGACAGATTGGTACAACAAACTTGGGTTAATATTGAGAAAGATAGCCTATTAATATTAAATGTTCATTTTGAAGCCTGGGATGGTTCTACAAGAGAATTGCAAACTGATATTGTCATCTCGCTATATAAAAAGTATGAAAAAGAATACCCAATAGTATTATTAGGAGACTTCAATTGTACTCCACCATATAGTAAAGATGCATTTAATGAATACACAATAAAGAGATTACTTAATATTCCGAGCATATCTTCAGTAATTGATGAATCTAAATATATGCAAAAACCTGAAGAATTTTATACTTTTTATAGTGAAAAGCCTTTTCAGAAAATCGACTATATATTTTATAATAAGCTGTTTTTGAATTGTGTTGAATCAAAAGTCCTCCAAGAAGCGAAGGATATATCGGATCATCTACCCATTTTTGCTCGATTTGAAATAAAAAAGTCAAATAATTAA
- a CDS encoding DUF4835 family protein, with product MKTRFFLFISILLISFSTIGQEINGSVQVSARQIEGTDREAFKELQQALYEFVNNTIWTNYNYKLEERIECTILLTLSEKISSDQYRGKLNLVLRRPVYKTNYNSTMFNYVDSDVEFTYSLGEPLLYAENSFSNNLTSLIAYYVYVFLGIDADSYSNLGGTPYFEKAQGVVQDAQNTSEPGWKAFENMKNRYWLTENLMNPQYRPIRESIYEYHRKGLDLMYDNVESGRNNIAESLKNLQKANRTKPGSFLLRLYVDSKRDEIIKVFGEGSPNTKTEVVNIMKEIDPANGDKYSAILK from the coding sequence ATGAAAACTAGATTTTTTCTTTTTATTAGCATTCTACTCATTAGTTTTTCTACCATTGGCCAAGAAATTAATGGCTCAGTTCAAGTGTCTGCAAGGCAGATAGAAGGTACAGATAGAGAGGCATTTAAAGAACTTCAACAAGCTCTTTATGAATTTGTAAATAACACCATTTGGACCAACTACAATTATAAATTAGAAGAAAGGATAGAATGTACTATTCTTTTAACCTTATCAGAAAAAATTTCTTCGGATCAATATAGAGGGAAGTTAAATTTAGTACTTCGTCGCCCAGTATATAAAACCAATTATAATTCTACTATGTTTAATTATGTGGATAGTGATGTCGAATTTACTTATAGTCTAGGTGAGCCATTGTTATATGCTGAGAATAGCTTCTCAAATAATTTAACAAGTTTGATTGCCTATTATGTATATGTTTTTCTTGGTATAGATGCCGATTCATATAGTAACTTAGGTGGAACTCCATATTTTGAAAAAGCCCAAGGAGTAGTTCAAGATGCTCAAAATACTAGTGAACCTGGATGGAAAGCATTTGAGAATATGAAAAATAGATATTGGTTGACTGAAAACCTAATGAATCCCCAATACCGACCAATTAGAGAGAGTATTTATGAATACCATAGAAAAGGTTTAGACTTAATGTATGACAACGTAGAATCTGGAAGGAATAATATTGCGGAAAGTTTGAAAAATCTTCAAAAAGCCAACCGTACAAAACCGGGGTCTTTTCTATTGAGGCTTTATGTGGATTCAAAACGAGATGAAATAATTAAAGTTTTTGGAGAAGGTAGCCCAAACACCAAGACTGAAGTAGTGAATATCATGAAAGAGATAGATCCAGCCAACGGAGATAAATACTCAGCTATTTTAAAGTAA
- the ruvB gene encoding Holliday junction branch migration DNA helicase RuvB gives MNEYLDASGDGLNPREQEMEQMLRPGQFETFAGQGKVVENLNIFVNAAKNRNEAMDHVLLHGPPGLGKTTLSNIIANELGVGIKVTSGPVLDKPGDLAGLLTNLDERDVLFIDEIHRLSPIIEEYLYSAMEDYRIDIMIESGPNARTVQIDLNHFTLIGATTRSGLLTAPLRSRFGITSRLQYYDAVTLEKIIIRSAGILNVPITEEAANEIARRSRGTPRIANLLLRRVRDFAEVKGNGSIDLTITQYALNSLNVDKYGLDEMDNKILSTIIEKFKGGPVGLTTIATAVGEDSGTIEEVYEPFLIQEGFMMRTPRGRQVTDMAYRHLGKYPNIKQEDLFNQNLKGE, from the coding sequence ATGAACGAATACTTAGATGCCTCTGGAGACGGTTTAAATCCTAGAGAACAAGAAATGGAACAAATGCTGAGGCCTGGTCAATTTGAAACATTTGCTGGCCAAGGCAAAGTAGTGGAGAACCTGAATATTTTTGTGAATGCTGCAAAAAACAGAAATGAAGCTATGGATCATGTATTATTACATGGCCCGCCAGGCCTTGGAAAAACAACCCTATCTAATATTATAGCTAATGAATTGGGTGTTGGAATAAAAGTCACCAGCGGCCCTGTATTGGACAAACCAGGTGATTTAGCAGGCTTATTAACCAATCTTGATGAGCGTGATGTTTTATTTATTGATGAAATTCACAGATTAAGTCCAATAATTGAAGAATATCTATATTCTGCTATGGAAGATTATAGAATAGACATCATGATTGAATCTGGACCAAATGCAAGAACCGTACAGATAGACTTAAATCATTTTACTCTAATTGGAGCAACTACTCGTTCTGGCTTATTAACAGCTCCGCTCCGCTCCCGTTTTGGCATCACATCGAGACTACAGTATTATGATGCAGTTACATTAGAGAAAATTATTATCCGTTCAGCAGGAATTCTTAATGTTCCCATTACTGAGGAGGCTGCTAATGAAATTGCTCGCAGAAGCAGAGGGACACCAAGGATAGCTAATTTGTTACTTAGAAGAGTGAGGGATTTTGCAGAAGTAAAAGGAAACGGGTCTATAGATTTAACAATCACTCAATACGCCTTAAATTCACTCAATGTAGACAAGTATGGGTTGGACGAGATGGACAACAAGATATTGAGTACTATTATAGAGAAGTTCAAGGGAGGTCCTGTTGGCTTAACAACCATAGCTACTGCGGTAGGTGAAGATTCTGGAACTATAGAAGAAGTATACGAACCTTTCCTTATTCAAGAAGGATTTATGATGCGTACTCCACGTGGTAGACAAGTCACAGATATGGCTTACCGTCATTTAGGCAAATACCCAAACATCAAACAAGAAGACCTTTTCAATCAAAACCTCAAAGGAGAATAG
- a CDS encoding outer membrane protein assembly factor BamD has translation MINSVRVILFVSVVVLFSGCRFQKLLKSSDYDEKYAMALEFYNQKDYNRALQLMDQIVPIYKGTAKSQELEFMYAMSYFMQNDYILASYYFKRYYKNYPSSEQAEDALYYSAYCNYLDSPRSSLDQETTKAAIQEMKLFMVRFPESKQYVNAEIIVNELEAKLEKKEYDIAKQYYKMEDYNAAITALKTYLKNYNESDYREDVMFYVMKCYYDYALLSFSAKQEDRFTKSIGAYVDFVALYPESKYRKEADEMHAEASAYIGREVVSSETDDEENIEDENNNK, from the coding sequence ATGATTAATAGTGTACGGGTTATATTGTTCGTGAGTGTGGTTGTCCTGTTTTCAGGATGTCGTTTTCAGAAGCTATTGAAGAGTAGTGACTACGATGAGAAGTACGCCATGGCCTTGGAGTTTTACAATCAGAAAGATTATAATAGAGCTCTTCAATTGATGGATCAAATTGTTCCTATATATAAAGGAACAGCAAAGTCTCAAGAATTGGAGTTCATGTATGCTATGAGTTATTTCATGCAAAATGATTATATTCTAGCTAGTTACTATTTTAAGAGATATTATAAAAATTATCCCAGTAGTGAACAAGCAGAAGATGCATTGTATTATAGTGCCTATTGTAATTATCTAGATAGTCCGCGCTCCTCATTGGATCAGGAAACCACAAAGGCTGCAATTCAAGAGATGAAGCTTTTTATGGTTCGGTTTCCAGAGAGCAAGCAGTATGTAAATGCTGAAATCATTGTGAATGAGTTAGAAGCTAAGCTCGAGAAAAAAGAGTATGATATTGCTAAACAATATTATAAAATGGAGGATTATAATGCAGCCATAACAGCATTAAAAACCTATTTAAAGAATTATAATGAAAGTGATTATCGTGAGGATGTCATGTTTTATGTGATGAAGTGCTATTACGATTATGCATTATTAAGTTTTAGTGCCAAGCAGGAGGATAGATTTACTAAATCTATAGGTGCTTATGTTGATTTTGTAGCTTTGTATCCTGAAAGCAAATACAGGAAAGAAGCTGATGAGATGCATGCTGAAGCATCTGCATATATTGGAAGAGAAGTTGTGAGTTCTGAAACTGATGACGAGGAAAATATTGAGGACGAAAATAATAATAAATAA